The Acidobacteriaceae bacterium nucleotide sequence TGTTGCGTCTGGCTATGTGCTCGTCCCAACGTCATCCTTGCGGATGGAACTCTTCGCGGTAAGGTCGTCCCATCCCGGCAACGTCTGCGAGCCAACGATCAGGCGTACACCATCCTGCTTGGCGATGTACGTATATGCCCACTGACGAAATACCGAGAAGCGGTTGCGGAAGCCGATGAGGAAGAAGATGTGCACGACCAGCCAGGTCATCCACGCCATAAAGCCTGACCAGTTCGCCTTGAATGGCCACACGATACGTGCCACCGCAGCCTTGCGCCCGATCGTCGCCATATCGCCTTTGTCGAAGTAGCGGAAAGGCTTCTGACCGGCAGCTTTGCCAGCCACCAGTTGGCCGATGCGTTTCGCCGCATAGCCACCCATCTGCATCGCGGGTTGCGCTACTCCAGGAACCTGCTTGCCGTCTTGCTCAAAGTGAGCAAGATCGCCGCACACAAACACATTCGGCAGCCCCTTCGGGTTCAGGTGCTCATCCACCAGCACCGCGCCGCGACGATCCGTCTCCGCGCCCAACTTCTTGCCCAGATCAGAAGCCTGCACACCCGCAGCCCACAACGTACAGACGCTCTCAATACGCTCTTCGCCCACCATCACGAAGCCTTCGCCAATCTCCGTAACGTGCGCTCCCGTGCGCGTGCGAACACCCAATGCGCTCAACTGCTCTACAG carries:
- a CDS encoding NAD(P)/FAD-dependent oxidoreductase; protein product: MSAAQAQTGRRPRVVIVGAGFGGINAAQTLGKLPVDVTVIDRKNHYTFQPLLYQVALAVLSPGDIAQPIRSILSEYKNVEVTMDEVTGFDTATQRVLLKSGAEFAYDYLVLATGSTHSYFGRDDWAANAPGLKTIEDATEIRRRVLLAFELAERQMLETGTHPQLNFVVIGGGPTGVELAGAISDIARLYMTKDFRHIDPGMASVLILEGSPHILGAYPEDLQQKAVEQLSALGVRTRTGAHVTEIGEGFVMVGEERIESVCTLWAAGVQASDLGKKLGAETDRRGAVLVDEHLNPKGLPNVFVCGDLAHFEQDGKQVPGVAQPAMQMGGYAAKRIGQLVAGKAAGQKPFRYFDKGDMATIGRKAAVARIVWPFKANWSGFMAWMTWLVVHIFFLIGFRNRFSVFRQWAYTYIAKQDGVRLIVGSQTLPGWDDLTAKSSIRKDDVGTST